A genomic segment from Bombus affinis isolate iyBomAffi1 chromosome 13, iyBomAffi1.2, whole genome shotgun sequence encodes:
- the LOC126923060 gene encoding transmembrane protein 94 isoform X6 gives MDGDRAKDNTSKPSENVKNKSTEPLGLSTKIALETLQRDIRRVLQEYEEEYRRNKKYKAWLKDTLHHRSQYTTLCWTSAIALLINAIILVIAFFTTNDTWHPTLPYEGLTVCCLVVLNFILVISDNKLRHEEIPYRVRVLLDQLEVAKNNSQWNPENYPHLCSPLSPCLTLQWTYRDGRIVNLPWALLVAGDIIVIKPGQQSPGYCIPYDDADAPMLHAREIYSPQVHSANEIFSTPQARTPLKNKIYKLQETPYLMNLRMALDQALDRPVTYHNRKRHLLMICCIEQLAYPVLLIIVLLVNLFRYLYATEYFGVGYWNEMFLLQPIAISIPLLPLVFPTCWIFLNCFGMARFKALFKLYQSSKKLQFVDPFEDADISGPSNQEVVYNWLELKEYFFNILVGKEHMMSRSASILHVLGSVTALCCVDKKGILSWPNPTAEKVFFLRNANTLSPSSSTGSVDRTSEPQCQTQAEDSKQDSNKTSYITHDLSHSAAEVLDLTHDHALPFRLQFDDHSWRQHLNSLKPLGLAILLNTCNMDTQEHYMQFCCHVTCEALYNEDLVPVTNRRYQDHSIEDKSENQAKDTMQSSRQVYLVDESGSLGHMWCLCELAKQIGFQDQAQNIFQLEQQLSTFRHVQPEMVRRDIKFARSLSIATKLKFPFPHMVAVVVRERSGGGLQLLTQGTADIILDSCIEFWDGHDLCPLSASDRKKVQDFYQRTSLTSYCTAFAYRPLTRGICDRMTKIYLELPADSKHLYAPHRSPTPLPWDFRNVLDPRVKGILGQFHSTDSLLCSENKDDNVSDIDSCFEIQCNQVFIGMVTMQYQAQIDMVQLIEQLDRACIRFVHFSKENELRSRVFSEKMGLESGWNCHISLLSERASTNLDNSRAMSMSAPSAINTDFSTVKFDDETTEWNDTGTSQVKSAMSHREQDTVRSEDSVLVQSVDLGSGQEAWRSLSCLTDSTEQSAPVNFDLSNRAKLPRGIDKIRPHIELIDNVPLLVSLFTDCNTTVTREMLHIMQDYGEVVCVLGSSANAENMPIFMQADAGVAVEPLYPQVCQRIPALTPTKEDQGPSPVDLSRALNSIACSLSVKREDPIAIFHLIMEARHYMTCLWNCVQFWLCCTVTLSFTQALSGFLLLPPLFSVDQVLWLCCLIIPMLSISMIATPMDPTIMQRATGKNQCTVNGEVALFVLWCYGSKFLPTIITIVLSQCISFLTLCPIYTADSKCLYVYPDAQGKVSWGGWGDKPNIILVIQHFALSLLVLHLVTISVGFVHREYSIWKKQPFNNYVWFFSAFIALCAQAVFSGTVFCKFWKDEGQNIEDFPLHLPLFFLVSLPLIFAINELIKWQEIKVNVRYQKRARLEFGTKLGMNSPF, from the exons ATGGATGGTGATCGAGCAAAGGACAACACTtctaaaccaagtgaaaatgtTAAGAATAAGTCCACAGAACCATTAGGGCTAAGTACAAAAATTGCTCTTGAAACATTACAACGCGATATTAGGAGAGTATTACAAGAATATGAGGAAGAATATAGGAGAAATAA AAAATATAAAGCTTGGCTAAAGGACACTTTACATCATCGTAGTCAGTACACAACTCTTTGTTGGACTTCAGCAATTGCACTTTTGATCAATGCCATTATCCTTGTTATTGCATTCTTCACAACCAACGATACATG GCATCCTACACTGCCTTATGAAGGACTGACTGTTTGTTGTTTGGtagtattaaattttattttagtcATATCCGATAATAAATTACGACATGAAGAAATTCCTTATAGAGTACGAGTTCTTCTTGACCAATTGGAAG TGGCAAAGAATAATTCTCAATGGAATCCCGAAAATTATCCACATTTATGCAGTCCATTGTCCCCCTGTCTAACTTTGCAGTGGACTTATCGCGATGGTCGTATAGTTAATTTGCCTTGGGCATTGTTAGTTGCTGGtgatataattgttataaaacctGGACAACAATCACCTGGATACTGTATTCCTTATGAT GATGCTGATGCACCGATGTTACACGCAAGAGAAATATATAGTCCGCAGGTCCACAGcgcaaatgaaattttttcaacGCCACAAGCTCGAAcgccattgaaaaataaaatctataaACTTCAAGAGACACCCTATTTGATGAATCTTAGAATGGCTCTTGACCAAGCTCTTGATAGGCCGGTTACATATCACAATCGCAAACGGCATCTTTTAATGATTTGTTGCATCGAACAACTGGCGTATCCAGTTCTTCTGATCATCGTATTACTTGTCAATTTGTTTCGATACTTATACGCGACAGAATATTTCGGTGTCGGTTACTGGAACGAAATGTTCTTGCTACAACCGATTGCTATTAGTATCCCTTTGCTTCCGTTAGTATTTCCAACTTGCTGGATCTTTTTAAATTGTTTCGGAATGGCTCGTTTCAAAGCTCTGTTTAAGCTTTATCAATCTTCGAAGAAACTTCAG TTTGTGGATCCTTTCGAAGACGCAGATATTTCTGGGCCTAGCAACCAGGAAGTAGTGTACAATTGGTTGGAATTAAAAGAAtactttttcaatattttagttggTAAAGAACATATGATGTCGAGATCTGCCAGTATTCTACACGTCTTAGGATCAGTCACG GCACTGTGTTGCGTAGATAAAAAAGGGATTCTTTCGTGGCCTAATCCAACTGCAGAGAAAGTATTTTTTTTAAGAAATGCTAATACTTTATCCCCGTCTTCAAG TACTGGTAGTGTAGATAGAACCTCAGAACCTCAATGTCAGACACAAGCTGAAGACtctaaacaagattcaaacaaGACATCATATATAACACATG ATTTGTCTCACTCAGCAGCCGAAGTTTTGGACCTGACTCACGATCACGCTTTGCCGTTTCGTCTACAGTTTGACGACCATTCCTGGAGACAACACTTGAACTCATTAAAACCCCTAGGTTTAGCCATCCTCCTCAATACATGTAATATGGACACCCAAGAGCATTACATGCAGTTTTGTTGCCATGTCACGTGTGAAGCTCTGTATAATGAGGATCTTGTACCGGTTACAAACAGACG CTACCAGGATCACAGTATAGAAGATAAGAGTGAAAATCAAGCAAAAGATACAATGCAAAGTTCGAGACAAGTGTATTTAGTCGACGAATCAGGGAGCCTTGGACATATGTG GTGTTTATGTGAATTAGCGAAGCAGATAGGTTTCCAAGACCAGGCAcaaaatatattccaattggAGCAACAATTGTCTACATTTAGACACGTC CAACCAGAAATGGTTCGACGAGATATAAAGTTCGCACGATCTTTAAGTATCGCAACAAAATTGAAGTTCCCGTTTCCACATATGGTCGCCGTGGTAGTTAGAGAAAGGAGTGGCGGTGGTTTGCAACTGCTTACACAGGGTACAGCGGACATAATTTTGGACTCCTGTATCGAATTTTGGGATGGTCATGATCTGTGTCCACTTTCAGCATCGGATAG AAAAAAGGTGCAAGATTTTTATCAAAGAACGAGCTTAACGTCATATTGCACTGCATTTGCGTACAGACCACTAACACGTGGTATTTGCGATAGAATGACTAAGATATATTTAGAACTTCCCGCGGATAGCAAACATTTATATGCACCTCACAGAAGTCCTACTCCACTACCTTGGGACTTTCGAAACGTTCTCGATCCCAGAGTAAAAGGAATACTTGGACAATTTCATTCAACTG ATTCTTTGCTATGTAGTGAAAATAAAGATGATAACGTTAGCGACATTGATAGTTGCTTTGAAATTCAATGCAATCAAGTCTTTATTGGGATGGTGACTATGCAGTACCAAGCCCAAATCGATATG gTACAATTAATCGAGCAACTCGACAGGGCGTGCATTCGCTTCGTTCACTTCAGCAAAGAAAACGAACTAAGATCACGCGTGTTCTCGGAGAAAATGGGACTGGAAAGCGGATGGAATTGCCACATATCGTTGCTCAGTGAAAGAGCTAG CACTAATCTGGATAATAGTCGTGCGATGAGTATGTCCGCACCGAGCGCTATAAACACCGATTTCTCCACGGTAAAATTCGACGATGAGACCACGGAATGGAACGATACAGGAACATCTCAAGTCAAAAGCGCTATGAGCCATAG GGAACAGGATACAGTGCGAAGCGAAGACAGTGTACTCGTACAAAGCGTAGATTTAGGTTCCGGTCAAGAAGCATGGCGATCTTTGAGTTGTCTTACAGACAGCACGGAGCAGAGCGCTCCCGTAAATTTTGATTTATCAAACAGG GCAAAACTACCTCGAGGCATCGATAAAATTAGACCGCATATAGAATTAATAGATAATGTTCCCCTTTTGGTATCTCTGTTTACTGATTGCAACACTACTGTTACAAGGGAGATGTTGCACATTATGCAGGATTACGGAGAAGTTGTTTGCGTACTTGGCTCTTCAGCCAATGCAGAGAACATGCCCATCTTTATGCAAGCGGATGCAgg AGTGGCAGTGGAACCACTTTATCCACAAGTTTGTCAAAGAATTCCAGCATTGACACCAACTAAAGAAGACCAAGGTCCATCTCCAGTCGATTTGAGTAGAGCACTGAATTCCATTGCCTGTTCGTTAAGCGTTAAACGAGAAGATCCAATTGCGATATTCCATTTAATTATGGAG GCTCGACATTATATGACGTGCCTTTGGAATTGCGTGCAATTCTGGCTCTGTTGTACAGTTACTCTCTCCTTCACTCAAGCTCTGTCTGGTTTCTTATTGCTACCACCTCTATTTTCGGTCGATCAAGTCTTATGGTTGTGTTGCTTAATCATTCCAATGTTATCTATATCCATGATCGCTACGCCTATGGATCCTACCATAATGCAACGTGCAACTGGGAAAAATCAGTGCACTGTAAATGGCGAG GTTGCATTGTTCGTTCTGTGGTGTTACGGCAGCAAATTTTTACCAACAATCATAACGATAGTACTATCGCAATGTATTTCGTTCTTGACTTTGTGTCCTATTTACACAGCAGACTCCAAGTGCCTGTATGTGTATCCCGATGCGCAAGGAAAAGTTTCATGGGGTGGTTGGGGGGATAAACCAAATATTATTTTAGTGATACAACATTTCGCCTTGTCCCTGTTAGTTTTACATTTag TAACAATATCCGTAGGCTTTGTACATAGGGAATATTCCATTTGGAAGAAACAGCCATTCAACAATTATGTATGGTTCTTCAGTGCATTTATAGC ATTATGCGCACAAGCAGTATTCTCAGGAACTGTGTTCTGCAAATTTTGGAAAGACGAAGGACAGAATATCGAAGATTTTCCTCTacatcttcctctcttttttttagTTTCATTGCCATTAATTTTTGCAATTAACGAATTAATCAAGTGGCAAGAGATCAA GGTAAACGTGAGATATCAAAAGAGGGCACGACTTGAATTTGGTACAAAACTTGGAATGAATTCACcgttttaa
- the LOC126923060 gene encoding transmembrane protein 94 isoform X3, whose amino-acid sequence MDGDRAKDNTSKPSENVKNKSTEPLGLSTKIALETLQRDIRRVLQEYEEEYRRNKKYKAWLKDTLHHRSQYTTLCWTSAIALLINAIILVIAFFTTNDTWHPTLPYEGLTVCCLVVLNFILVISDNKLRHEEIPYRVRVLLDQLEVAKNNSQWNPENYPHLCSPLSPCLTLQWTYRDGRIVNLPWALLVAGDIIVIKPGQQSPGYCIPYDDADAPMLHAREIYSPQVHSANEIFSTPQARTPLKNKIYKLQETPYLMNLRMALDQALDRPVTYHNRKRHLLMICCIEQLAYPVLLIIVLLVNLFRYLYATEYFGVGYWNEMFLLQPIAISIPLLPLVFPTCWIFLNCFGMARFKALFKLYQSSKKLQFVDPFEDADISGPSNQEVVYNWLELKEYFFNILVGKEHMMSRSASILHVLGSVTALCCVDKKGILSWPNPTAEKVFFLRNANTLSPSSSTGSVDRTSEPQCQTQAEDSKQDSNKTSYITHDLSHSAAEVLDLTHDHALPFRLQFDDHSWRQHLNSLKPLGLAILLNTCNMDTQEHYMQFCCHVTCEALYNEDLVPVTNRRYQDHSIEDKSENQAKDTMQSSRQVYLVDESGSLGHMWCLCELAKQIGFQDQAQNIFQLEQQLSTFRHVQPEMVRRDIKFARSLSIATKLKFPFPHMVAVVVRERSGGGLQLLTQGTADIILDSCIEFWDGHDLCPLSASDRKKVQDFYQRTSLTSYCTAFAYRPLTRGICDRMTKIYLELPADSKHLYAPHRSPTPLPWDFRNVLDPRVKGILGQFHSTDSLLCSENKDDNVSDIDSCFEIQCNQVFIGMVTMQYQAQIDMVQLIEQLDRACIRFVHFSKENELRSRVFSEKMGLESGWNCHISLLSERARSESPVGWWVSQAAAMSSPTPSAQSHQHNYSCMDEASHLLNRVSPRTNLDNSRAMSMSAPSAINTDFSTVKFDDETTEWNDTGTSQVKSAMSHREQDTVRSEDSVLVQSVDLGSGQEAWRSLSCLTDSTEQSAPVNFDLSNRAKLPRGIDKIRPHIELIDNVPLLVSLFTDCNTTVTREMLHIMQDYGEVVCVLGSSANAENMPIFMQADAGVAVEPLYPQVCQRIPALTPTKEDQGPSPVDLSRALNSIACSLSVKREDPIAIFHLIMEARHYMTCLWNCVQFWLCCTVTLSFTQALSGFLLLPPLFSVDQVLWLCCLIIPMLSISMIATPMDPTIMQRATGKNQCTVNGEVALFVLWCYGSKFLPTIITIVLSQCISFLTLCPIYTADSKCLYVYPDAQGKVSWGGWGDKPNIILVIQHFALSLLVLHLVTISVGFVHREYSIWKKQPFNNYVWFFSAFIALCAQAVFSGTVFCKFWKDEGQNIEDFPLHLPLFFLVSLPLIFAINELIKWQEIKVNVRYQKRARLEFGTKLGMNSPF is encoded by the exons ATGGATGGTGATCGAGCAAAGGACAACACTtctaaaccaagtgaaaatgtTAAGAATAAGTCCACAGAACCATTAGGGCTAAGTACAAAAATTGCTCTTGAAACATTACAACGCGATATTAGGAGAGTATTACAAGAATATGAGGAAGAATATAGGAGAAATAA AAAATATAAAGCTTGGCTAAAGGACACTTTACATCATCGTAGTCAGTACACAACTCTTTGTTGGACTTCAGCAATTGCACTTTTGATCAATGCCATTATCCTTGTTATTGCATTCTTCACAACCAACGATACATG GCATCCTACACTGCCTTATGAAGGACTGACTGTTTGTTGTTTGGtagtattaaattttattttagtcATATCCGATAATAAATTACGACATGAAGAAATTCCTTATAGAGTACGAGTTCTTCTTGACCAATTGGAAG TGGCAAAGAATAATTCTCAATGGAATCCCGAAAATTATCCACATTTATGCAGTCCATTGTCCCCCTGTCTAACTTTGCAGTGGACTTATCGCGATGGTCGTATAGTTAATTTGCCTTGGGCATTGTTAGTTGCTGGtgatataattgttataaaacctGGACAACAATCACCTGGATACTGTATTCCTTATGAT GATGCTGATGCACCGATGTTACACGCAAGAGAAATATATAGTCCGCAGGTCCACAGcgcaaatgaaattttttcaacGCCACAAGCTCGAAcgccattgaaaaataaaatctataaACTTCAAGAGACACCCTATTTGATGAATCTTAGAATGGCTCTTGACCAAGCTCTTGATAGGCCGGTTACATATCACAATCGCAAACGGCATCTTTTAATGATTTGTTGCATCGAACAACTGGCGTATCCAGTTCTTCTGATCATCGTATTACTTGTCAATTTGTTTCGATACTTATACGCGACAGAATATTTCGGTGTCGGTTACTGGAACGAAATGTTCTTGCTACAACCGATTGCTATTAGTATCCCTTTGCTTCCGTTAGTATTTCCAACTTGCTGGATCTTTTTAAATTGTTTCGGAATGGCTCGTTTCAAAGCTCTGTTTAAGCTTTATCAATCTTCGAAGAAACTTCAG TTTGTGGATCCTTTCGAAGACGCAGATATTTCTGGGCCTAGCAACCAGGAAGTAGTGTACAATTGGTTGGAATTAAAAGAAtactttttcaatattttagttggTAAAGAACATATGATGTCGAGATCTGCCAGTATTCTACACGTCTTAGGATCAGTCACG GCACTGTGTTGCGTAGATAAAAAAGGGATTCTTTCGTGGCCTAATCCAACTGCAGAGAAAGTATTTTTTTTAAGAAATGCTAATACTTTATCCCCGTCTTCAAG TACTGGTAGTGTAGATAGAACCTCAGAACCTCAATGTCAGACACAAGCTGAAGACtctaaacaagattcaaacaaGACATCATATATAACACATG ATTTGTCTCACTCAGCAGCCGAAGTTTTGGACCTGACTCACGATCACGCTTTGCCGTTTCGTCTACAGTTTGACGACCATTCCTGGAGACAACACTTGAACTCATTAAAACCCCTAGGTTTAGCCATCCTCCTCAATACATGTAATATGGACACCCAAGAGCATTACATGCAGTTTTGTTGCCATGTCACGTGTGAAGCTCTGTATAATGAGGATCTTGTACCGGTTACAAACAGACG CTACCAGGATCACAGTATAGAAGATAAGAGTGAAAATCAAGCAAAAGATACAATGCAAAGTTCGAGACAAGTGTATTTAGTCGACGAATCAGGGAGCCTTGGACATATGTG GTGTTTATGTGAATTAGCGAAGCAGATAGGTTTCCAAGACCAGGCAcaaaatatattccaattggAGCAACAATTGTCTACATTTAGACACGTC CAACCAGAAATGGTTCGACGAGATATAAAGTTCGCACGATCTTTAAGTATCGCAACAAAATTGAAGTTCCCGTTTCCACATATGGTCGCCGTGGTAGTTAGAGAAAGGAGTGGCGGTGGTTTGCAACTGCTTACACAGGGTACAGCGGACATAATTTTGGACTCCTGTATCGAATTTTGGGATGGTCATGATCTGTGTCCACTTTCAGCATCGGATAG AAAAAAGGTGCAAGATTTTTATCAAAGAACGAGCTTAACGTCATATTGCACTGCATTTGCGTACAGACCACTAACACGTGGTATTTGCGATAGAATGACTAAGATATATTTAGAACTTCCCGCGGATAGCAAACATTTATATGCACCTCACAGAAGTCCTACTCCACTACCTTGGGACTTTCGAAACGTTCTCGATCCCAGAGTAAAAGGAATACTTGGACAATTTCATTCAACTG ATTCTTTGCTATGTAGTGAAAATAAAGATGATAACGTTAGCGACATTGATAGTTGCTTTGAAATTCAATGCAATCAAGTCTTTATTGGGATGGTGACTATGCAGTACCAAGCCCAAATCGATATG gTACAATTAATCGAGCAACTCGACAGGGCGTGCATTCGCTTCGTTCACTTCAGCAAAGAAAACGAACTAAGATCACGCGTGTTCTCGGAGAAAATGGGACTGGAAAGCGGATGGAATTGCCACATATCGTTGCTCAGTGAAAGAGCTAG GTCCGAGAGTCCAGTGGGTTGGTGGGTGAGCCAGGCAGCAGCCATGTCCTCACCCACTCCCTCGGCCCAATCTCATCAACATAATTACTCCTGCATGGATGAGGCCAGCCACTTGCTTAATCGTGTCTCTCCTCG CACTAATCTGGATAATAGTCGTGCGATGAGTATGTCCGCACCGAGCGCTATAAACACCGATTTCTCCACGGTAAAATTCGACGATGAGACCACGGAATGGAACGATACAGGAACATCTCAAGTCAAAAGCGCTATGAGCCATAG GGAACAGGATACAGTGCGAAGCGAAGACAGTGTACTCGTACAAAGCGTAGATTTAGGTTCCGGTCAAGAAGCATGGCGATCTTTGAGTTGTCTTACAGACAGCACGGAGCAGAGCGCTCCCGTAAATTTTGATTTATCAAACAGG GCAAAACTACCTCGAGGCATCGATAAAATTAGACCGCATATAGAATTAATAGATAATGTTCCCCTTTTGGTATCTCTGTTTACTGATTGCAACACTACTGTTACAAGGGAGATGTTGCACATTATGCAGGATTACGGAGAAGTTGTTTGCGTACTTGGCTCTTCAGCCAATGCAGAGAACATGCCCATCTTTATGCAAGCGGATGCAgg AGTGGCAGTGGAACCACTTTATCCACAAGTTTGTCAAAGAATTCCAGCATTGACACCAACTAAAGAAGACCAAGGTCCATCTCCAGTCGATTTGAGTAGAGCACTGAATTCCATTGCCTGTTCGTTAAGCGTTAAACGAGAAGATCCAATTGCGATATTCCATTTAATTATGGAG GCTCGACATTATATGACGTGCCTTTGGAATTGCGTGCAATTCTGGCTCTGTTGTACAGTTACTCTCTCCTTCACTCAAGCTCTGTCTGGTTTCTTATTGCTACCACCTCTATTTTCGGTCGATCAAGTCTTATGGTTGTGTTGCTTAATCATTCCAATGTTATCTATATCCATGATCGCTACGCCTATGGATCCTACCATAATGCAACGTGCAACTGGGAAAAATCAGTGCACTGTAAATGGCGAG GTTGCATTGTTCGTTCTGTGGTGTTACGGCAGCAAATTTTTACCAACAATCATAACGATAGTACTATCGCAATGTATTTCGTTCTTGACTTTGTGTCCTATTTACACAGCAGACTCCAAGTGCCTGTATGTGTATCCCGATGCGCAAGGAAAAGTTTCATGGGGTGGTTGGGGGGATAAACCAAATATTATTTTAGTGATACAACATTTCGCCTTGTCCCTGTTAGTTTTACATTTag TAACAATATCCGTAGGCTTTGTACATAGGGAATATTCCATTTGGAAGAAACAGCCATTCAACAATTATGTATGGTTCTTCAGTGCATTTATAGC ATTATGCGCACAAGCAGTATTCTCAGGAACTGTGTTCTGCAAATTTTGGAAAGACGAAGGACAGAATATCGAAGATTTTCCTCTacatcttcctctcttttttttagTTTCATTGCCATTAATTTTTGCAATTAACGAATTAATCAAGTGGCAAGAGATCAA GGTAAACGTGAGATATCAAAAGAGGGCACGACTTGAATTTGGTACAAAACTTGGAATGAATTCACcgttttaa